One stretch of Enoplosus armatus isolate fEnoArm2 chromosome 1, fEnoArm2.hap1, whole genome shotgun sequence DNA includes these proteins:
- the LOC139282342 gene encoding hexokinase-1 isoform X2, which produces MIAAQLLAYYFTELKDDQVKKIDKYLYSMRFSDETLRDIMQRFRRELVKGLGRDTHPTAALKMLPTFVRSIPDGSEKGDFIALDLGGSNFRILRVRVSHEKKQTVQMESQIYDTPEDIIHGSGTRLFDHVAECLSDFMEKHSIKDKKLPVGFTFSFPCQQTKLDEGFLITWTKRFKASGVEGTDVVKLLNKAIKKRGDYDADIMAVVNDTVGTMMTCGFDDQRCEVGIIIGTGTNACYMEELRHIDLVEGDEGRMCVNTEWGAFGDDGRLEDIRTEFDREIDRGSLNPGKQLFEKMVSGMYMGELVRLILVKMAREGQLFEGRITPELLTKGKIETKHISAIENKEGLSKAREILTRLGVEPSADDCIAVQHVCTIVSFRSANLIAATLAGILIRLKENKGVARLRTTVGIDGSLYKMHPQYARRLHKTVRRLVPDSDVRFLLSESGSGKGAAMVTAVAYRLAEHSRQIAQTLSEFRLTTEQLLEVKKRMRIEIQNGLSKSTQDSATVKMLPTFVQSTPDGSEHGDFLALDLGGTNFRVLLVKIRSGKRRTVEMHNKIYAIPLEVMQGTGEELFDHIVQCISDFLDYMGMKNARLPLGFTFSFPCRQTSLDAGILVTWTKGFKATDCEGEDVVGLLREAIKRREEFDLDVVAVVNDTVGTMMTCAYEEPTCEIGLIAGTGSNACYMEEMKNVEMIEGDEGRMCVNMEWGAFGDNGCLDDIRTEYDRAVDDFSLNPGKQRYEKMCSGMYLGEIVRNILIDMTKRGFLFRGQISETLKTRGIFETKFLSQIESDRLALLQVRSILQHLGLDSTCDDSIIVKEVCGAVSHRAAQLCGAGMAAVVDKIRENRGLDHLNITVGVDGTLYKLHPHFSGIMHQTVNELAPQCNVNFLLSEDGSGKGAALITAVGCRLRQELNNK; this is translated from the exons ATGATTGCAGCCCAGCTACTAGCCTATTACTTCACTGAACTCAAGGATGACCAGGTTAAAAAG ATCGATAAGTACCTGTACTCCATGCGTTTCTCTGATGAGACATTACGGGACATCATGCAGCGGTTTCGGAGGGAGCTGGTCAAAGGACTGGGTCGGGACACTCACCCCACGGCTGCGCTAAAGATGCTGCCAACATTTGTGCGGTCAATCCCTGATGGCTCAG AGAAGGGAGACTTCATTGCGTTGGATTTGGGAGGCAGTAACTTCAGGATCCTCCGCGTCAGAGTGAGCCATGAGAAGAAACAGACCGTTCAGATGGAGAGTCAAATCTATGACACACCAGAGGACATCATACATGGCAGTGGAACAAGA CTGTTCGACCATGTGGCAGAGTGTCTCAGTGACTTCAtggaaaaacacagcatcaaAGACAAGAAACTTCCAGTTGGATTTACCTTCTCCTTCCCCTGCCAGCAGACCAAACTAGATGAG gGCTTTCTGATAACATGGACAAAGCGTTTCAAGGCCAGTGGAGTGGAGGGAACGGACGTCGTCAAGCTGCTCAACAAAGCTATTAAGAAACGTGGA gACTATGATGCTGACATCATGGCAGTAGTGAACGATACTGTTGGAACGATGATGACCTGTGGTTTCGATGACCAGCGCTGTGAAGTCGGCATCATCATCG gTACTGGCACCAATGCGTGCTACATGGAGGAGCTGCGTCACATTGACCTGGTGGAGGGAGACGAGGGCAGGATGTGTGTGAACACTGAGTGGGGAGCCTTCGGAGACGACGGCAGGCTGGAAGACATCAGGACAGAGTTTGACAGAGAGATCGACCGAGGCTCTCTCAACCCTGGGAAACAGCT ATTTGAGAAGATGGTCAGTGGTATGTACATGGGGGAGCTGGTTCGTCTCATCCTGGTGAAGATGGCCAGAGAGGgccagctgtttgagggaagGATCACCCCTGAGCTGCTCACTAAGGGGAAGATTGAGACCAAACACATCTCAGCCATAGAGAA TAAGGAGGGGTTGTCCAAGGCCAGAGAGATTTTAACCAGACTTGGTGTGGAGCCCTCAGCTGACGACTGCATCgctgtgcagcat GTTTGCACCATTGTGTCTTTCCGCTCTGCCAACCTGATAGCTGCCACGCTTGCAGGCATCCTAATAAGGCTGAAGGAGAACAAAGGCGTGGCACGACTCCGAACTACTGTAGGCATCGATGGCTCTCTATACAAGATGCACCCACA ATATGCCCGTCGTCTTCATAAGACAGTCCGCCGTTTGGTCCCGGACTCTGATGTTAGGTTCCTCCTATCGGAGAGCGGCAGTGGAAAAGGAGCAGCCATGGTGACCGCTGTGGCCTACCGACTCGCCGAACACTCGCGACAAATTGCCCAAACACTCTCTGAATTCCGCCTGACGACTGAACAACTGCTGGAG GTAAAGAAGAGAATGAGGATAGAGATTCAAAATGGCCTTTCAAAGAGCACTCAGGACTCTGCTACTGTCAAAATGCTGCCAACCTTTGTACAAAGCACTCCTGATGGctcag AGCATGGTGATTTCCTGGCTTTGGATTTAGGAGGAACCAACTTCAGAGTTCTGTTGGTCAAGATTCGTTCTGGCAAAAGGAGAACAGTCGAGATGCACAACAAGATCTACGCTATTCCTCTAGAAGTGATGCAGGgcacaggagaggag CTGTTTGATCACATTGTGCAGTGTatcagtgacttcctggactACATGGGGATGAAGAACGCTCGTCTTCCTCTGGGCTTCACCTTCTCGTTCCCTTGCCGACAGACAAGCCTGGATGCT ggCATCCTGGTGACATGGACCAAGGGCTTCAAGGCGACAGACTGTGAAGGAGAAGATGTGGTGGGGCTGTTGAGGGAGGCcataaagaggagagag GAGTTTGACCTGGATGTAGTGGCTGTAGTGAACGATACAGTGGGAACCATGATGACCTGTGCCTACGAAGAACCCACCTGTGAGATTGGACTGATCGCTG GCACTGGCAGTAATGCCTGCTAcatggaggagatgaagaacGTTGAGATGATCGAGGGAGATGAGGGACGGATGTGTGTCAACATGGAGTGGGGGGCTTTCGGAGACAACGGCTGCCTTGACGACATTAGGACAGAGTACGACCGCGCTGTGGATGACTTCTCTCTCAATCCAGGCAAACAAAG atatgAGAAAATGTGCAGCGGCATGTATCTCGGCGAAATTGTACGGAACATCTTGATAGATATGACAAAGAGAGGATTCCTGTTCAGAGGACAGAtttcagaaacactgaagaCCAGAGGCATCTTCGAAACAAAGTTCCTCTCACAGATAGAGAG TGACAGATTGGCTTTGCTGCAGGTCAGATCCATCCTGCAACACTTGGGGCTGGACAGCACCTGTGATGACAGTATCATAGTCAAAGAG GTATGTGGCGCAGTGTCACATCGTGCAGCTCAGCTGTGTGGGGCAGGAATGGCGGCCGTGGTCGATAAGATCAGAGAGAATCGAGGACTGGACCACCTGAACATCACTGTAGGGGTGGACGGGACACTCTACAAACTACATCCACA TTTCTCCGGGATCATGCACCAGACAGTAAATGAACTGGCTCCTCAGTGTAACGTCAACTTCCTGCTGTCAGAGGACGGCAGTGGGAAAGGAGCTGCACTCATCACGGCCGTGGGCTGCCGGCTGAGACAGGAGCTgaacaataaatag
- the tacr2 gene encoding substance-K receptor isoform X1 — MSAAEDGNETTGNQFQQPDWQVALWAIAYSLIILVSITGNVTVIWIILAHRRMRTVTNYFIVNLAFSDVSMATFNTLFNFVYALHNDWYFGLGYCRFQNFFPITAMFSSIYSMAAISVDRYMAIIHPLKPRLSSTSTKVVIALIWIVAISLAFPQCYYSVTRFYYPRTVCMVDWPDDYGGTHQLSYQFAVILLIYLLPLLVMLVTYSLVGRSLWGGHIPGEATDHYHSQITAKRKVVKMMVVVVVTFALCWLPYHFYFILGSFNRDIYKQHYIQQVYLAIFWLAMSSTMYNPIIYCCLNQRFRAGFRHAFSWCPFIKVSEEDKMELQHTHTFRVTMTRSHRNDSTYAHTSIKTNNAFDTNVAVGTELNTEREACIQLKKQTASKTHSTHVAKRPDGTKSPVAKLMQHSH, encoded by the exons atgagTGCAGCTGAA GACGGAAACGAGACGACTGGGAATCAGTTCCAGCAGCCCGACTGGCAG gtgGCTCTGTGGGCTATAGCCTACTCCCTCATCATCCTGGTGTCCATCACTGGGAATGTCACAGTGATCTGGATTATTCTTGCTCACAGACGAATGAGGACTGTAACCAACTACTTCATCGTCAACCTGGCCTTCTCTGacgtttccatggcaaccttCAACACTCTTTTTAACTTTGTCTACGCGCTCCACAATGACTGGTACTTTGGTCTGGGTTACTGCCGATTTCAGAACTTCTTCCCCATCACGGCCATGTTTTCATCAATATACTCGATGGCTGCCATCTCGGTGGACAG GTACATGGCCATCATCCACCCTCTGAAGCCCcgcctctcctccacctctacAAAGGTTGTGATTGCCCTGATTTGGATTGTAGCCATCTCACTGGCTTTCCCTCAGTGCTACTACAGCGTGACGAGATTTTACTACCCCAGAACTGTGTGCATGGTCGACTGGCCTGACGATTATGGAGGAACACATCAACTAAG ttACCAGTTTGCAGTGATATTGCTGATCTActtgctccctctgctggtgatGCTCGTGACCTACAGTTTAGTTGGCAGATCGCTGTGGGGTGGCCACATCCCTGGAGAGGCGACGGACCATTACCACAGCCAGATAACAGCCAAGAGAAAG GTGGTGAAGATGATGGTTGTCGTGGTTGTAACCTTTGCCCTGTGCTGGTTGCCCTACCACTTCTACTTCATACTGGGATCATTTAACAGAGACATTTATAAACAACATTACATTCAACAG GTGTATCTGGCCATATTCTGGTTGGCGATGAGTTCGACCATGTACAATCCTATCATTTACTGCTGTCTAAACCAAAG GTTTCGTGCTGGTTTCCGTCATGCATTTTCTTGGTGTCCCTTCATCAAAGTGTCGGAGGAGGACAAGATGgaactgcagcacacacacaccttcagagTCACTATGACACGCAGCCACCGCAACGACAGCACATACGCACACACCTCCATCAAAACCAACAACGCCTTCGACACAAACGTGGCTGTCGGCACTGAGCTAAACACGGAGAGAGAGGCCTGCATACAGCttaaaaaacagacagcatcaaaaacacacagcacacatgtgGCAAAGAGGCCGGATGGCACGAAATCCCCAGTTGCCAAACTTATGCAGCACAGCCACTGA
- the LOC139282342 gene encoding hexokinase-1 isoform X1, which yields MIAAQLLAYYFTELKDDQVKKIDKYLYSMRFSDETLRDIMQRFRRELVKGLGRDTHPTAALKMLPTFVRSIPDGSEKGDFIALDLGGSNFRILRVRVSHEKKQTVQMESQIYDTPEDIIHGSGTRLFDHVAECLSDFMEKHSIKDKKLPVGFTFSFPCQQTKLDEGFLITWTKRFKASGVEGTDVVKLLNKAIKKRGDYDADIMAVVNDTVGTMMTCGFDDQRCEVGIIIGTGTNACYMEELRHIDLVEGDEGRMCVNTEWGAFGDDGRLEDIRTEFDREIDRGSLNPGKQLFEKMVSGMYMGELVRLILVKMAREGQLFEGRITPELLTKGKIETKHISAIEKSKEGLSKAREILTRLGVEPSADDCIAVQHVCTIVSFRSANLIAATLAGILIRLKENKGVARLRTTVGIDGSLYKMHPQYARRLHKTVRRLVPDSDVRFLLSESGSGKGAAMVTAVAYRLAEHSRQIAQTLSEFRLTTEQLLEVKKRMRIEIQNGLSKSTQDSATVKMLPTFVQSTPDGSEHGDFLALDLGGTNFRVLLVKIRSGKRRTVEMHNKIYAIPLEVMQGTGEELFDHIVQCISDFLDYMGMKNARLPLGFTFSFPCRQTSLDAGILVTWTKGFKATDCEGEDVVGLLREAIKRREEFDLDVVAVVNDTVGTMMTCAYEEPTCEIGLIAGTGSNACYMEEMKNVEMIEGDEGRMCVNMEWGAFGDNGCLDDIRTEYDRAVDDFSLNPGKQRYEKMCSGMYLGEIVRNILIDMTKRGFLFRGQISETLKTRGIFETKFLSQIESDRLALLQVRSILQHLGLDSTCDDSIIVKEVCGAVSHRAAQLCGAGMAAVVDKIRENRGLDHLNITVGVDGTLYKLHPHFSGIMHQTVNELAPQCNVNFLLSEDGSGKGAALITAVGCRLRQELNNK from the exons ATGATTGCAGCCCAGCTACTAGCCTATTACTTCACTGAACTCAAGGATGACCAGGTTAAAAAG ATCGATAAGTACCTGTACTCCATGCGTTTCTCTGATGAGACATTACGGGACATCATGCAGCGGTTTCGGAGGGAGCTGGTCAAAGGACTGGGTCGGGACACTCACCCCACGGCTGCGCTAAAGATGCTGCCAACATTTGTGCGGTCAATCCCTGATGGCTCAG AGAAGGGAGACTTCATTGCGTTGGATTTGGGAGGCAGTAACTTCAGGATCCTCCGCGTCAGAGTGAGCCATGAGAAGAAACAGACCGTTCAGATGGAGAGTCAAATCTATGACACACCAGAGGACATCATACATGGCAGTGGAACAAGA CTGTTCGACCATGTGGCAGAGTGTCTCAGTGACTTCAtggaaaaacacagcatcaaAGACAAGAAACTTCCAGTTGGATTTACCTTCTCCTTCCCCTGCCAGCAGACCAAACTAGATGAG gGCTTTCTGATAACATGGACAAAGCGTTTCAAGGCCAGTGGAGTGGAGGGAACGGACGTCGTCAAGCTGCTCAACAAAGCTATTAAGAAACGTGGA gACTATGATGCTGACATCATGGCAGTAGTGAACGATACTGTTGGAACGATGATGACCTGTGGTTTCGATGACCAGCGCTGTGAAGTCGGCATCATCATCG gTACTGGCACCAATGCGTGCTACATGGAGGAGCTGCGTCACATTGACCTGGTGGAGGGAGACGAGGGCAGGATGTGTGTGAACACTGAGTGGGGAGCCTTCGGAGACGACGGCAGGCTGGAAGACATCAGGACAGAGTTTGACAGAGAGATCGACCGAGGCTCTCTCAACCCTGGGAAACAGCT ATTTGAGAAGATGGTCAGTGGTATGTACATGGGGGAGCTGGTTCGTCTCATCCTGGTGAAGATGGCCAGAGAGGgccagctgtttgagggaagGATCACCCCTGAGCTGCTCACTAAGGGGAAGATTGAGACCAAACACATCTCAGCCATAGAGAA GAGTAAGGAGGGGTTGTCCAAGGCCAGAGAGATTTTAACCAGACTTGGTGTGGAGCCCTCAGCTGACGACTGCATCgctgtgcagcat GTTTGCACCATTGTGTCTTTCCGCTCTGCCAACCTGATAGCTGCCACGCTTGCAGGCATCCTAATAAGGCTGAAGGAGAACAAAGGCGTGGCACGACTCCGAACTACTGTAGGCATCGATGGCTCTCTATACAAGATGCACCCACA ATATGCCCGTCGTCTTCATAAGACAGTCCGCCGTTTGGTCCCGGACTCTGATGTTAGGTTCCTCCTATCGGAGAGCGGCAGTGGAAAAGGAGCAGCCATGGTGACCGCTGTGGCCTACCGACTCGCCGAACACTCGCGACAAATTGCCCAAACACTCTCTGAATTCCGCCTGACGACTGAACAACTGCTGGAG GTAAAGAAGAGAATGAGGATAGAGATTCAAAATGGCCTTTCAAAGAGCACTCAGGACTCTGCTACTGTCAAAATGCTGCCAACCTTTGTACAAAGCACTCCTGATGGctcag AGCATGGTGATTTCCTGGCTTTGGATTTAGGAGGAACCAACTTCAGAGTTCTGTTGGTCAAGATTCGTTCTGGCAAAAGGAGAACAGTCGAGATGCACAACAAGATCTACGCTATTCCTCTAGAAGTGATGCAGGgcacaggagaggag CTGTTTGATCACATTGTGCAGTGTatcagtgacttcctggactACATGGGGATGAAGAACGCTCGTCTTCCTCTGGGCTTCACCTTCTCGTTCCCTTGCCGACAGACAAGCCTGGATGCT ggCATCCTGGTGACATGGACCAAGGGCTTCAAGGCGACAGACTGTGAAGGAGAAGATGTGGTGGGGCTGTTGAGGGAGGCcataaagaggagagag GAGTTTGACCTGGATGTAGTGGCTGTAGTGAACGATACAGTGGGAACCATGATGACCTGTGCCTACGAAGAACCCACCTGTGAGATTGGACTGATCGCTG GCACTGGCAGTAATGCCTGCTAcatggaggagatgaagaacGTTGAGATGATCGAGGGAGATGAGGGACGGATGTGTGTCAACATGGAGTGGGGGGCTTTCGGAGACAACGGCTGCCTTGACGACATTAGGACAGAGTACGACCGCGCTGTGGATGACTTCTCTCTCAATCCAGGCAAACAAAG atatgAGAAAATGTGCAGCGGCATGTATCTCGGCGAAATTGTACGGAACATCTTGATAGATATGACAAAGAGAGGATTCCTGTTCAGAGGACAGAtttcagaaacactgaagaCCAGAGGCATCTTCGAAACAAAGTTCCTCTCACAGATAGAGAG TGACAGATTGGCTTTGCTGCAGGTCAGATCCATCCTGCAACACTTGGGGCTGGACAGCACCTGTGATGACAGTATCATAGTCAAAGAG GTATGTGGCGCAGTGTCACATCGTGCAGCTCAGCTGTGTGGGGCAGGAATGGCGGCCGTGGTCGATAAGATCAGAGAGAATCGAGGACTGGACCACCTGAACATCACTGTAGGGGTGGACGGGACACTCTACAAACTACATCCACA TTTCTCCGGGATCATGCACCAGACAGTAAATGAACTGGCTCCTCAGTGTAACGTCAACTTCCTGCTGTCAGAGGACGGCAGTGGGAAAGGAGCTGCACTCATCACGGCCGTGGGCTGCCGGCTGAGACAGGAGCTgaacaataaatag
- the LOC139282342 gene encoding hexokinase-1 isoform X3 has translation MIAAQLLAYYFTELKDDQVKKIDKYLYSMRFSDETLRDIMQRFRRELVKGLGRDTHPTAALKMLPTFVRSIPDGSEKGDFIALDLGGSNFRILRVRVSHEKKQTVQMESQIYDTPEDIIHGSGTRLFDHVAECLSDFMEKHSIKDKKLPVGFTFSFPCQQTKLDEDYDADIMAVVNDTVGTMMTCGFDDQRCEVGIIIGTGTNACYMEELRHIDLVEGDEGRMCVNTEWGAFGDDGRLEDIRTEFDREIDRGSLNPGKQLFEKMVSGMYMGELVRLILVKMAREGQLFEGRITPELLTKGKIETKHISAIEKSKEGLSKAREILTRLGVEPSADDCIAVQHVCTIVSFRSANLIAATLAGILIRLKENKGVARLRTTVGIDGSLYKMHPQYARRLHKTVRRLVPDSDVRFLLSESGSGKGAAMVTAVAYRLAEHSRQIAQTLSEFRLTTEQLLEVKKRMRIEIQNGLSKSTQDSATVKMLPTFVQSTPDGSEHGDFLALDLGGTNFRVLLVKIRSGKRRTVEMHNKIYAIPLEVMQGTGEELFDHIVQCISDFLDYMGMKNARLPLGFTFSFPCRQTSLDAGILVTWTKGFKATDCEGEDVVGLLREAIKRREEFDLDVVAVVNDTVGTMMTCAYEEPTCEIGLIAGTGSNACYMEEMKNVEMIEGDEGRMCVNMEWGAFGDNGCLDDIRTEYDRAVDDFSLNPGKQRYEKMCSGMYLGEIVRNILIDMTKRGFLFRGQISETLKTRGIFETKFLSQIESDRLALLQVRSILQHLGLDSTCDDSIIVKEVCGAVSHRAAQLCGAGMAAVVDKIRENRGLDHLNITVGVDGTLYKLHPHFSGIMHQTVNELAPQCNVNFLLSEDGSGKGAALITAVGCRLRQELNNK, from the exons ATGATTGCAGCCCAGCTACTAGCCTATTACTTCACTGAACTCAAGGATGACCAGGTTAAAAAG ATCGATAAGTACCTGTACTCCATGCGTTTCTCTGATGAGACATTACGGGACATCATGCAGCGGTTTCGGAGGGAGCTGGTCAAAGGACTGGGTCGGGACACTCACCCCACGGCTGCGCTAAAGATGCTGCCAACATTTGTGCGGTCAATCCCTGATGGCTCAG AGAAGGGAGACTTCATTGCGTTGGATTTGGGAGGCAGTAACTTCAGGATCCTCCGCGTCAGAGTGAGCCATGAGAAGAAACAGACCGTTCAGATGGAGAGTCAAATCTATGACACACCAGAGGACATCATACATGGCAGTGGAACAAGA CTGTTCGACCATGTGGCAGAGTGTCTCAGTGACTTCAtggaaaaacacagcatcaaAGACAAGAAACTTCCAGTTGGATTTACCTTCTCCTTCCCCTGCCAGCAGACCAAACTAGATGAG gACTATGATGCTGACATCATGGCAGTAGTGAACGATACTGTTGGAACGATGATGACCTGTGGTTTCGATGACCAGCGCTGTGAAGTCGGCATCATCATCG gTACTGGCACCAATGCGTGCTACATGGAGGAGCTGCGTCACATTGACCTGGTGGAGGGAGACGAGGGCAGGATGTGTGTGAACACTGAGTGGGGAGCCTTCGGAGACGACGGCAGGCTGGAAGACATCAGGACAGAGTTTGACAGAGAGATCGACCGAGGCTCTCTCAACCCTGGGAAACAGCT ATTTGAGAAGATGGTCAGTGGTATGTACATGGGGGAGCTGGTTCGTCTCATCCTGGTGAAGATGGCCAGAGAGGgccagctgtttgagggaagGATCACCCCTGAGCTGCTCACTAAGGGGAAGATTGAGACCAAACACATCTCAGCCATAGAGAA GAGTAAGGAGGGGTTGTCCAAGGCCAGAGAGATTTTAACCAGACTTGGTGTGGAGCCCTCAGCTGACGACTGCATCgctgtgcagcat GTTTGCACCATTGTGTCTTTCCGCTCTGCCAACCTGATAGCTGCCACGCTTGCAGGCATCCTAATAAGGCTGAAGGAGAACAAAGGCGTGGCACGACTCCGAACTACTGTAGGCATCGATGGCTCTCTATACAAGATGCACCCACA ATATGCCCGTCGTCTTCATAAGACAGTCCGCCGTTTGGTCCCGGACTCTGATGTTAGGTTCCTCCTATCGGAGAGCGGCAGTGGAAAAGGAGCAGCCATGGTGACCGCTGTGGCCTACCGACTCGCCGAACACTCGCGACAAATTGCCCAAACACTCTCTGAATTCCGCCTGACGACTGAACAACTGCTGGAG GTAAAGAAGAGAATGAGGATAGAGATTCAAAATGGCCTTTCAAAGAGCACTCAGGACTCTGCTACTGTCAAAATGCTGCCAACCTTTGTACAAAGCACTCCTGATGGctcag AGCATGGTGATTTCCTGGCTTTGGATTTAGGAGGAACCAACTTCAGAGTTCTGTTGGTCAAGATTCGTTCTGGCAAAAGGAGAACAGTCGAGATGCACAACAAGATCTACGCTATTCCTCTAGAAGTGATGCAGGgcacaggagaggag CTGTTTGATCACATTGTGCAGTGTatcagtgacttcctggactACATGGGGATGAAGAACGCTCGTCTTCCTCTGGGCTTCACCTTCTCGTTCCCTTGCCGACAGACAAGCCTGGATGCT ggCATCCTGGTGACATGGACCAAGGGCTTCAAGGCGACAGACTGTGAAGGAGAAGATGTGGTGGGGCTGTTGAGGGAGGCcataaagaggagagag GAGTTTGACCTGGATGTAGTGGCTGTAGTGAACGATACAGTGGGAACCATGATGACCTGTGCCTACGAAGAACCCACCTGTGAGATTGGACTGATCGCTG GCACTGGCAGTAATGCCTGCTAcatggaggagatgaagaacGTTGAGATGATCGAGGGAGATGAGGGACGGATGTGTGTCAACATGGAGTGGGGGGCTTTCGGAGACAACGGCTGCCTTGACGACATTAGGACAGAGTACGACCGCGCTGTGGATGACTTCTCTCTCAATCCAGGCAAACAAAG atatgAGAAAATGTGCAGCGGCATGTATCTCGGCGAAATTGTACGGAACATCTTGATAGATATGACAAAGAGAGGATTCCTGTTCAGAGGACAGAtttcagaaacactgaagaCCAGAGGCATCTTCGAAACAAAGTTCCTCTCACAGATAGAGAG TGACAGATTGGCTTTGCTGCAGGTCAGATCCATCCTGCAACACTTGGGGCTGGACAGCACCTGTGATGACAGTATCATAGTCAAAGAG GTATGTGGCGCAGTGTCACATCGTGCAGCTCAGCTGTGTGGGGCAGGAATGGCGGCCGTGGTCGATAAGATCAGAGAGAATCGAGGACTGGACCACCTGAACATCACTGTAGGGGTGGACGGGACACTCTACAAACTACATCCACA TTTCTCCGGGATCATGCACCAGACAGTAAATGAACTGGCTCCTCAGTGTAACGTCAACTTCCTGCTGTCAGAGGACGGCAGTGGGAAAGGAGCTGCACTCATCACGGCCGTGGGCTGCCGGCTGAGACAGGAGCTgaacaataaatag
- the tacr2 gene encoding substance-K receptor isoform X2, translating into MDAESLVQLIERDVQATSFPLSVTADWLEDGNETTGNQFQQPDWQVALWAIAYSLIILVSITGNVTVIWIILAHRRMRTVTNYFIVNLAFSDVSMATFNTLFNFVYALHNDWYFGLGYCRFQNFFPITAMFSSIYSMAAISVDRYMAIIHPLKPRLSSTSTKVVIALIWIVAISLAFPQCYYSVTRFYYPRTVCMVDWPDDYGGTHQLSYQFAVILLIYLLPLLVMLVTYSLVGRSLWGGHIPGEATDHYHSQITAKRKVVKMMVVVVVTFALCWLPYHFYFILGSFNRDIYKQHYIQQVYLAIFWLAMSSTMYNPIIYCCLNQRFRAGFRHAFSWCPFIKVSEEDKMELQHTHTFRVTMTRSHRNDSTYAHTSIKTNNAFDTNVAVGTELNTEREACIQLKKQTASKTHSTHVAKRPDGTKSPVAKLMQHSH; encoded by the exons ATGGACGCCGAAAGTCTTGTTCAGCTCATTGAACGAGACGTGCAGGCCACTTCGTTCCCGTTATCAGTGACCGCCGACTGGCTGGAGGACGGAAACGAGACGACTGGGAATCAGTTCCAGCAGCCCGACTGGCAG gtgGCTCTGTGGGCTATAGCCTACTCCCTCATCATCCTGGTGTCCATCACTGGGAATGTCACAGTGATCTGGATTATTCTTGCTCACAGACGAATGAGGACTGTAACCAACTACTTCATCGTCAACCTGGCCTTCTCTGacgtttccatggcaaccttCAACACTCTTTTTAACTTTGTCTACGCGCTCCACAATGACTGGTACTTTGGTCTGGGTTACTGCCGATTTCAGAACTTCTTCCCCATCACGGCCATGTTTTCATCAATATACTCGATGGCTGCCATCTCGGTGGACAG GTACATGGCCATCATCCACCCTCTGAAGCCCcgcctctcctccacctctacAAAGGTTGTGATTGCCCTGATTTGGATTGTAGCCATCTCACTGGCTTTCCCTCAGTGCTACTACAGCGTGACGAGATTTTACTACCCCAGAACTGTGTGCATGGTCGACTGGCCTGACGATTATGGAGGAACACATCAACTAAG ttACCAGTTTGCAGTGATATTGCTGATCTActtgctccctctgctggtgatGCTCGTGACCTACAGTTTAGTTGGCAGATCGCTGTGGGGTGGCCACATCCCTGGAGAGGCGACGGACCATTACCACAGCCAGATAACAGCCAAGAGAAAG GTGGTGAAGATGATGGTTGTCGTGGTTGTAACCTTTGCCCTGTGCTGGTTGCCCTACCACTTCTACTTCATACTGGGATCATTTAACAGAGACATTTATAAACAACATTACATTCAACAG GTGTATCTGGCCATATTCTGGTTGGCGATGAGTTCGACCATGTACAATCCTATCATTTACTGCTGTCTAAACCAAAG GTTTCGTGCTGGTTTCCGTCATGCATTTTCTTGGTGTCCCTTCATCAAAGTGTCGGAGGAGGACAAGATGgaactgcagcacacacacaccttcagagTCACTATGACACGCAGCCACCGCAACGACAGCACATACGCACACACCTCCATCAAAACCAACAACGCCTTCGACACAAACGTGGCTGTCGGCACTGAGCTAAACACGGAGAGAGAGGCCTGCATACAGCttaaaaaacagacagcatcaaaaacacacagcacacatgtgGCAAAGAGGCCGGATGGCACGAAATCCCCAGTTGCCAAACTTATGCAGCACAGCCACTGA